One genomic segment of Acomys russatus chromosome 6, mAcoRus1.1, whole genome shotgun sequence includes these proteins:
- the LOC127190804 gene encoding coiled-coil domain-containing protein 121-like, translating into MFAQSPTRAPPPTPYLTVLNTFLKPKLLTRLEKRMKERTVVALKELSQQIQETKCRRERLLEDSRQLLEEKYRVQAENQLLVEYLRKNSKQCKRKQGALWTQHVQECDEIDRRRQDLASRYTQRKTALHTQLLRGRKTQKDLEQQRQALKPVYVVKERQDMKMQALEEEIEKIRGETAAKDQEAHFQFLWERALMEKELEELHLMELGQVSTKGPMRKYKALALAASQAHSEFCGSLHSENQQLRKELQQLSQEYRKVEAVRAQLEKQQQLVKEEQWYVQALVRGRQRLQAERQRHLGYNPCLKEQSASKTMLRTKSTTHSK; encoded by the coding sequence ATGTTTGCTCAGAGCCCTACAAGAGCCCCTCCGCCCACACCATACCTTACTGTTCTAAATACATTTCTCAAGCCAAAGTTGCTAACGAGGTTGGAGAAACGTATGAAGGAGAGGACCGTGGTGGCGCTGAAGGAGCTGAGCCAGCAAATCCAAGAAACTAAATGCCGGCGGGAAAGGCTGCTGGAGGACAGCAGGCAGCTACTAGAGGAAAAATATCGCGTGCAGGCTGAAAACCAGCTTTTGGTGGAATACCTGCGTAAAAATAGTAAGCAGTGTAAAAGGAAACAGGGGGCACTATGGACGCAGCATGTGCAAGAATGTGATGAGATAGACCGAAGGAGACAAGACTTAGCGTCCAGATACACCCAGAGGAAAACGGCCCTTCACACCCAGCTCCTACGGGGCAGAAAGACCCAGAAGGatctggagcagcagcggcaAGCACTGAAGCCCGTTTACGTAGTCAAGGAGAGACAGGACATGAAAATGCAGGCCTTGGAGGAGGAGATAGAAAAAATCCGCGGGGAGACCGCGGCCAAGGACCAGGAGGCACACTTCCAGTTCCTGTGGGAAAGGGCACTGATGGAGAAAGAGCTGGAAGAGCTGCACTTGATGGAGCTGGGACAGGTCAGCACCAAGGGGCCGATGAGGAAGTACAAGGCCCTGGCTCTAGCAGCCAGCCAGGCTCATTCTGAGTTCTGTGGCAGCCTCCACAGTGAGAACCAGCAGCTACGCAAGGAGCTTCAGCAACTCAGTCAGGAGTACCGCAAGGTGGAAGCTGTGAGGGCCCAGctggaaaagcagcagcagctggtgaAAGAGGAACAGTGGTATGTACAAGCCTTGGTCAGAGGGCGACAGCGGCTGCAGGCAGAGCGCCAGCGCCATCTTGGTTATAACCCATGCCTCAAGGAACAGAGTGCCTCAAAGACCATGCTGCGTACCAAATCAACAACACATTCAAAGTAA